The Paramicrobacterium fandaimingii DNA segment GCGGCGAGGTCGACGTATCGGTCGGCGGCAAGTCCTGTTCCGGATGCCTCGATCGCGGCGATGCGTCCGTCGGAGACGGCGATCTCGCGCACAGCCTCGCCCGCGACGGTGAGCACTCGCCCGCGGATCACGAGGTCGTAGCGGCCGGATGCTGCGTCGGAGCTTCGTGCGGTGGTCGAATCGTTCGTGTGGTCGGTCACAGAGTCTTGTGTCACAGTGTCACTCCTTGTGTGAGCCGTGCGGCATCCGCGGTGATTGTCGTTCCGATGCGACGCAGCAGGTCGGCGGCGCCAGCCATGCTCTTGCCCACATCGGGTTCGAGATCGGACAGCGCGTAGACGGCGGCGAATCCGGCGTCGCGCAGTGCGGTGTCGCTCAGGGTCGTTCGCCCGCAGACGGCGATGACGGGCACGGATGCTGCCGCAGCAGCGTTCGCCACGCCGATGGGCGCCTTGCCGCCGAGGCTCTGCTCATCGAGGCTGCCTTCTCCCGTGATCACGAGGTCAGCCGCCGTGATGCGGGCAGCGAGACCCGTGAGCGTCTGCACGACAGCGGTTCCGGGTTCACGCCGGGCGCCGAGCACGAGGGCAGCGAATCCGACTCCTCCCGCAGCACCGGCGCCGGGCGCCCCTGCGAGGTCGGCGGCGGCGGGGACGACGGAAGAGAGCACGGTGACGTAGTGCGAGAGGGCGGCGTCGAGGGCGGCGACGTCTGACGCGGTCGCGCCCTTCTGCGGGCCGAACACCTCAGCGGCGCCGCGCGCGCCGACCAGCGGATTGTCGACGTCGGCGGCGAGCACGATCTCGCAGGCGCCAACGCGCGGGTCGAGCCCAGCGATGTCGACGAAGGCGAGGTCGGCGAGCGCCGCACCGCCATCGGGCAGCTCGTTTCCGGCGGCATCCAGCAATCGCACGCCGAGGCCCGCCAGAACTCCCGCTCCCCCGTCGGTGTTCGCGCTGCCTCCGACGCCGATCGTGATGCGGGTGCATCCGGCGTCGAGAGCCGCGCTGATCAGCTCACCTGTACCGCGGCTCGAGGCACGCAGCGGCGCAAGCGTGCCGTCGGGAAGCACATCGAGCCCGCTCGCTGCGGCCATCTCGATCACCGCGTCACGACCGTTCACGGCAAAGCGCGCGTCTACGCTTTCGCCCGTCGGCCCCGCCACCCGGGCGCGGTGTTCTGCGTAGCCGACAGCGATCGCGGCATCCACTGTTCCCTCTCCCCCATCGGCGACGGGAACAGTGTCGACCGTGTGCCCGGAGAGCCCCGACGCGAGTGCGGCGGCGACCTCCGGGCCGGTCAGTGAGCCTTTGAATTTATCGGTGGCGATCAGAATGCGCATGGCACAGATTATGCCTGCAATTCGGTGAGCGCCGTCGGAGCGTCGTCTGCCGCCTCGGCGAGTTCTTCGAATTCGTTGATCGACGCAATGCTCGTTCCCATCGACACGTTCGTCACACGCTCGAGGATCGCCTCGACGATCACGGGCACCTGGTGCTCGTCGGCGAGCGCCTGCGCGTTGCGCAGAGCAGGGGCGAGGTCGTCGGGCTGCTCGACGCGGATCGCCTTGCAGCCGAGGCCCTCAGCCACCTTCACGTGGTCCACGCCGTAGCCGTTCATCTCGGGCGAGTTGATGTTCTCGAACGCGAGCGACACCTGGTAATCCATGTCGAAGCCACGCTGCGACTGGCGGATCAGCCCGAGGTACGAGTTGTTCACGACAACGTGCACGT contains these protein-coding regions:
- a CDS encoding glycerate kinase, which produces MRILIATDKFKGSLTGPEVAAALASGLSGHTVDTVPVADGGEGTVDAAIAVGYAEHRARVAGPTGESVDARFAVNGRDAVIEMAAASGLDVLPDGTLAPLRASSRGTGELISAALDAGCTRITIGVGGSANTDGGAGVLAGLGVRLLDAAGNELPDGGAALADLAFVDIAGLDPRVGACEIVLAADVDNPLVGARGAAEVFGPQKGATASDVAALDAALSHYVTVLSSVVPAAADLAGAPGAGAAGGVGFAALVLGARREPGTAVVQTLTGLAARITAADLVITGEGSLDEQSLGGKAPIGVANAAAAASVPVIAVCGRTTLSDTALRDAGFAAVYALSDLEPDVGKSMAGAADLLRRIGTTITADAARLTQGVTL